Proteins from one Sporocytophaga myxococcoides genomic window:
- a CDS encoding family 2A encapsulin nanocompartment cargo protein cysteine desulfurase codes for MSTTTNPNLFPDERSLEKLANKFFSALPGDFANDFLQSLHAKDPLTPKDNPFDLTNPQTSLPDPHFPEKTGVPKSVAGSGISPTAVDKTAPIDLQQSFNNTPDPYLLGNGLSPKSVAGSGISPSLSRQETESHTNPVQSNNSAGKSSYPFQMNRNPDPKVALNLLPYEQEQPFESELKEALQGLQLSLPKQQLPTEFSGISNNSYYFISINEPLPFAKNSENYTHPNKGITGLVSPPFDINLVRQDFPILKEKVNGKPLIWLDNAATTQKPQSVIDRIAYFYQHENSNIHRAAHELAARATDAYEAARQKVQSFLNAFSPDEIIFVRGATEAINLVAKSWGEQNLNSGDEIIVSHLEHHANIVPWQQLAERKGLKLKVIPVDEDGQVILSEYAKLLGPKTKLVSFTQVSNALGTVTPAKQIVEMAHLAGAKVLVDGAQSVSHMKVDVQALNCDWFVFSGHKVYGPTGIGVVYGKQALLNDTQPWQGGGNMIMDVTFEHTTYHNAPARFEAGTGNIADAVGLGAAIDYVNRIGMDLIYQYEHHLLVYATRLLKEIPGLRLIGTAQDKASVLSFVLEGYRTEEVGKALNQEGIAVRSGHHCAQPILRRFGVEATVRPSLAFYNTCGEIDILVATLHKLRSAKPLSFR; via the coding sequence ATGAGTACAACTACTAATCCAAATCTATTTCCAGACGAACGCAGTTTAGAGAAACTTGCTAATAAATTCTTCTCCGCATTGCCGGGAGATTTCGCTAATGATTTTCTCCAATCGCTTCATGCTAAGGATCCTTTAACTCCTAAGGATAATCCTTTTGATTTGACTAATCCACAGACTAGTCTTCCGGATCCTCATTTTCCTGAAAAAACAGGAGTTCCGAAATCTGTAGCGGGAAGCGGAATATCTCCGACTGCAGTTGATAAAACTGCCCCGATAGATCTTCAGCAGTCATTTAATAATACTCCTGACCCATATTTATTAGGCAATGGTTTGAGTCCTAAATCAGTTGCGGGGAGCGGAATATCTCCTTCTTTATCAAGGCAAGAAACAGAAAGTCATACTAATCCTGTTCAGTCAAATAATTCAGCAGGTAAATCTTCTTATCCTTTTCAAATGAATAGGAATCCTGACCCTAAGGTTGCTCTAAACCTCTTACCATATGAACAGGAGCAACCTTTTGAATCAGAACTAAAAGAAGCTTTACAAGGATTGCAATTATCTCTTCCTAAACAACAGTTGCCAACGGAATTTTCCGGAATAAGCAATAACTCCTATTATTTTATTTCAATAAATGAGCCATTGCCTTTTGCTAAAAACTCAGAAAACTATACTCATCCGAATAAAGGTATTACAGGTCTGGTAAGCCCTCCTTTTGATATAAACCTTGTACGGCAAGACTTTCCGATTTTAAAGGAGAAGGTAAACGGAAAACCTCTGATATGGCTGGATAACGCAGCTACAACACAAAAGCCACAGTCTGTAATTGACAGAATAGCTTATTTCTATCAGCACGAGAACTCAAATATTCACAGAGCTGCTCATGAGCTTGCAGCTCGTGCTACAGATGCCTATGAAGCTGCCCGTCAAAAGGTACAATCCTTTCTCAACGCCTTTTCACCTGATGAAATTATCTTTGTAAGAGGAGCCACAGAAGCTATTAATCTTGTTGCCAAAAGCTGGGGTGAGCAGAATTTAAATTCCGGTGATGAAATTATAGTAAGTCACCTGGAGCATCACGCCAACATAGTACCATGGCAACAGCTAGCAGAGAGAAAAGGACTTAAACTCAAAGTAATTCCTGTAGACGAAGACGGACAGGTAATCTTGAGTGAATACGCCAAATTACTTGGACCTAAAACAAAATTGGTTTCATTTACTCAGGTGTCCAATGCGCTTGGTACTGTTACACCAGCTAAGCAGATTGTAGAAATGGCACATCTGGCAGGTGCTAAAGTATTAGTAGATGGCGCACAGTCTGTTTCTCACATGAAAGTTGATGTGCAGGCCCTAAACTGCGACTGGTTCGTTTTTTCTGGCCATAAAGTATATGGCCCTACGGGAATAGGTGTAGTTTATGGTAAACAAGCCTTACTAAATGATACACAGCCTTGGCAAGGCGGAGGAAACATGATCATGGATGTAACTTTTGAACATACCACTTATCATAATGCACCCGCAAGATTTGAAGCAGGAACAGGTAACATTGCTGATGCAGTAGGATTGGGAGCGGCTATTGACTATGTAAATAGGATTGGAATGGATCTTATTTATCAATATGAACATCACCTTCTAGTTTATGCTACCCGTCTACTGAAAGAAATTCCAGGATTAAGACTTATTGGAACTGCACAGGATAAAGCAAGTGTACTTTCTTTTGTTTTAGAAGGATACCGTACTGAAGAGGTAGGTAAAGCATTAAACCAGGAAGGAATAGCCGTAAGATCAGGACACCATTGTGCTCAACCTATCCTTAGAAGATTTGGAGTTGAAGCAACAGTAAGACCCTCTCTGGCTTTCTATAACACCTGCGGAGAAATTGATATTTTGGTTGCAACACTACATAAACTCCGTAGTGCCAAACCACTATCCTTTAGATAA
- a CDS encoding family 2A encapsulin nanocompartment shell protein yields the protein MSEEKIPQTALGDVAARQLAIATRTVPQLSTITPRWLTHLLNWIPVESGIYRVNKVKDANSVQVDCSARDERELPSTFVDYIEDPREYLLSAVNTVLDIHTRVSDLYSRPYNQISEQLRLAIETIKERQESELINNKEYGLLSSIAPCQRITPRKGAPTPDDLDELITKVWKEPGFFLLHPLAIAAFGRECTRRGVPPPTVSLFGSQFITWRGIPLIPSNKVPIENGKTKILLIRTGESRQGVVGLYQPNLPGEQTPGLSVRFMGINDKAIASYLVSLYCSLAVLVDDAIAVLDDVEIGNYYEYNY from the coding sequence ATGTCTGAGGAAAAAATTCCACAAACCGCATTAGGCGATGTGGCGGCCAGGCAGTTGGCTATTGCCACACGCACTGTGCCACAACTATCAACCATCACTCCACGCTGGTTAACTCACTTGCTGAACTGGATACCGGTAGAGTCTGGTATTTACAGAGTCAACAAAGTAAAAGATGCTAACAGCGTACAGGTCGACTGCTCAGCTAGAGATGAGCGGGAACTTCCTTCAACTTTTGTTGACTATATAGAAGATCCGAGAGAATATCTTTTAAGCGCTGTTAATACTGTATTAGACATACATACTCGTGTTTCTGATCTTTATAGCAGACCATACAATCAGATCAGTGAACAGCTAAGATTAGCAATTGAAACCATAAAAGAAAGACAGGAAAGCGAGCTGATCAACAATAAAGAGTATGGTCTTCTGAGCAGCATTGCTCCTTGCCAGAGAATAACGCCACGCAAAGGAGCACCAACTCCTGATGACCTGGATGAACTAATTACGAAAGTATGGAAAGAACCTGGATTCTTTCTGCTTCATCCATTAGCTATTGCAGCTTTTGGCCGGGAGTGTACAAGAAGAGGTGTTCCACCTCCTACAGTATCTCTTTTCGGATCGCAGTTTATAACCTGGAGAGGAATTCCACTTATCCCATCAAACAAGGTTCCGATTGAAAATGGTAAAACCAAAATACTACTGATCAGAACAGGAGAAAGTCGTCAGGGAGTGGTAGGTCTTTATCAGCCAAACCTTCCGGGAGAACAGACGCCTGGTCTTTCTGTAAGATTTATGGGAATAAATGATAAAGCCATAGCATCTTATCTGGTTTCTCTTTATTGCTCATTAGCTGTATTGGTAGATGATGCTATTGCAGTACTTGATGATGTAGAAATCGGAAACTATTATGAGTACAACTACTAA
- a CDS encoding response regulator, producing MAAKSILYIEDDELDVICFERALLKFNIPIVFYTAYNGIEAFELLEGKNKISIPDIIVLDLSMPKMNGFEFLKRMRKNSKYDLVRIFIMTTSNDDKDRIEAEYFNIDGYIIKPLNFNENTKRNSSMDNFMHFQINKMLGKDISRLQD from the coding sequence ATGGCTGCAAAATCAATTCTTTATATAGAGGACGATGAATTAGACGTAATCTGTTTTGAAAGGGCATTATTAAAGTTTAATATCCCTATAGTATTCTATACTGCCTATAATGGAATTGAAGCTTTTGAATTGCTTGAAGGAAAAAATAAAATTTCAATTCCGGATATCATTGTATTGGATTTGTCCATGCCTAAAATGAATGGTTTTGAGTTTTTAAAAAGAATGAGGAAAAACAGTAAGTATGACTTAGTCAGAATATTTATTATGACTACTTCAAATGATGACAAAGACAGAATTGAGGCGGAGTATTTTAATATTGATGGATATATTATCAAGCCTTTAAATTTTAATGAGAACACCAAAAGAAACTCATCTATGGACAATTTCATGCATTTTCAGATCAATAAAATGCTTGGAAAAGATATTTCCAGATTACAAGATTAA
- a CDS encoding sensor histidine kinase has translation MKIRNKLTLQFTGIVFCILILFSICIYYAFCQYREFTFRKRLREKALNTAKILIEVDEINAELLKKLRRNYLQSLHEEYVRIYDKNNNLVYRDDTIRFKIPDEKLQKIRDEKKYSFRIEDRQFVGLDYKSTYVITASAIDMEGHKATNFLAIALAAGNLFGLIIIFFTGRFFSSRALSPISDIIHEVDNIKEGHAGLRLTERKGRDEIAQLANSFNQMFDRIEDTFEQQNKFIAHASHELRTPLTSITGEIEVALLKDRSTEEYKETLQSLLEESLSLTELSNKLLELIQADKQIMISEKVNLRYLLDRLEEEVLKRKFSRSLLIENHISKDLSDIEITGNEDLIRVAMINVIDNGFKYSDKDVNLKIFSKEPAHISFSISDEGSGIDKDELTKILKPFYRSRRTLSASGFGIGLSLTDKIIKLHGGTLIIKSVISKGTSVTITLPV, from the coding sequence ATGAAAATAAGAAACAAACTTACTTTACAGTTTACAGGGATTGTCTTTTGTATTCTTATTTTATTCAGTATCTGTATATATTACGCGTTCTGCCAATACAGAGAATTCACTTTCAGAAAGCGACTAAGAGAAAAAGCTTTAAATACCGCTAAAATTCTAATTGAAGTAGATGAAATAAATGCTGAGTTATTAAAAAAACTCAGACGAAATTACCTTCAGTCGCTTCATGAAGAGTATGTGAGGATCTATGATAAAAATAACAACCTGGTATATAGAGATGATACAATAAGGTTTAAAATTCCTGACGAAAAACTTCAAAAGATCAGAGATGAAAAAAAATATTCCTTCAGGATAGAAGACAGGCAGTTTGTAGGTCTTGACTATAAAAGCACTTATGTCATAACTGCCTCAGCTATTGACATGGAAGGCCACAAAGCTACTAACTTTCTCGCTATTGCTTTAGCAGCAGGAAACTTGTTTGGACTAATAATTATTTTTTTTACAGGACGATTTTTTTCATCAAGGGCCTTATCTCCTATTTCAGACATTATTCATGAAGTCGATAATATTAAGGAAGGACATGCAGGCCTCAGATTAACGGAGCGAAAAGGACGAGATGAAATTGCCCAACTTGCCAATTCCTTTAATCAGATGTTTGACAGAATTGAAGATACATTTGAACAGCAAAATAAATTCATAGCTCATGCCTCTCACGAACTGAGAACCCCTCTGACATCTATTACAGGAGAAATTGAAGTTGCTTTGCTTAAAGATCGCTCTACTGAAGAATATAAAGAAACGTTGCAATCATTACTGGAAGAATCTCTCAGTCTCACAGAATTATCAAATAAGCTTTTGGAGTTAATTCAGGCTGATAAACAAATTATGATTTCTGAAAAAGTCAATTTAAGATACTTATTGGATAGACTTGAAGAGGAAGTATTAAAAAGAAAATTTTCCAGATCACTCTTAATAGAAAATCATATAAGTAAAGATCTGAGTGACATTGAAATTACAGGAAATGAAGATCTTATAAGAGTAGCTATGATAAATGTTATCGATAATGGATTTAAATATTCTGACAAAGACGTAAATCTAAAAATTTTTTCTAAAGAACCTGCCCATATAAGCTTTAGTATAAGCGATGAAGGATCTGGAATAGATAAAGATGAACTCACAAAAATTCTCAAACCATTTTACAGAAGTCGCAGAACCCTTTCAGCAAGTGGCTTTGGAATAGGGTTATCTCTTACAGATAAAATTATTAAACTCCATGGTGGAACTTTAATAATTAAATCTGTCATAAGCAAAGGCACTTCGGTAACGATTACATTACCCGTTTAA
- a CDS encoding response regulator transcription factor: MKILIIEDEKKVGSLLKRGLEDSNYTADLALTGEEGVDLAFSYEYQLIILDINLPDINGIEVCTKIRAQKSTPILMLTALGTIDDKVNGLDSGADDYLLKPFQFRELLARVRALTRRPPLPNDRIFRIANLELDLDTKSVIRGGKRIDLTAKEYGLLEFMIKNKGKVLSRADIAENVWDLNFDTGTNIIDVYINYLRKKVDRDYSPKLIHTLIGLGYILKEED; the protein is encoded by the coding sequence ATGAAAATTCTTATTATCGAAGACGAGAAAAAGGTAGGTTCATTACTTAAAAGAGGACTGGAAGACAGTAATTATACTGCAGATCTTGCATTAACAGGTGAAGAAGGAGTTGATTTAGCTTTTTCTTATGAATATCAGTTAATAATATTGGATATAAATCTACCTGATATAAATGGCATTGAAGTCTGTACTAAAATAAGAGCACAAAAATCCACACCTATCCTCATGCTTACAGCTCTTGGTACCATTGATGATAAGGTTAACGGACTAGATTCCGGTGCAGATGATTATCTCCTAAAACCTTTTCAATTCAGAGAACTGCTTGCAAGAGTCAGGGCCTTAACAAGAAGGCCGCCACTTCCTAATGACAGGATATTCAGAATAGCTAATCTCGAACTTGACCTTGATACCAAATCTGTAATCAGAGGTGGCAAAAGAATTGACCTTACTGCCAAAGAATACGGATTGCTGGAATTTATGATAAAGAACAAAGGTAAAGTATTGTCCAGAGCAGATATTGCAGAAAACGTATGGGATCTCAACTTTGACACTGGCACCAATATTATAGACGTTTATATTAATTATCTTCGCAAAAAAGTAGACAGAGATTATTCTCCCAAGTTAATTCACACCCTTATCGGGTTGGGATATATACTTAAAGAAGAAGATTAA
- a CDS encoding bifunctional alpha,alpha-trehalose-phosphate synthase (UDP-forming)/trehalose-phosphatase, whose amino-acid sequence MEKTIIVSNRLPVTLSRKDNKVVFTPSPGGLATGLAGASKDMNSVWIGWAGFALDGFHDNIEEIKLNLEKQRLIPIFLNEEDVNQFYEGFSNTTLWPLFHSFPTYTSCHEDQWEVYQKVNEIFCEEVLKHAGEDDLIWIHDYHLLLLPGLIRKKLPKAKIAYFQHIPFPSYEIFRILPWREQILEGVTGADLVGFHTHDDVKHFLTSIQRILGMENKMGTVRAEERIFKVDAFPLGIDYYKYREMSMLKSTERQVGLHRKQFQDVKIILSIDRLDYTKGIPERLKAFDIFLEKNPEFREKVSLLMIVVPSREKVQLYKNLKMEIDEMVGNITSKYRTVNWTPVLYFYRSYPLQSLSAFYKLSDVALITPLRDGMNLVCKEYVASRNDESGVLILSEMAGAAKELSDALIINPYNVEECANAIKTALCMPLDEQKRRMSEMQYLLAKYDVSKWTTIFLKSMEEIVQKQEELAMKRLTPELKHKVISDFNSSKKRILFLDYDGTLVSFQNRPEHAKPDKDLYEIMSRLCATQNLKVVIISGRNKATLSEWFGHFDMDIIAEHGLWMRRDNNWKMMFQLNDDWKKELSTILNLFVEKTPGSFVEEKDHSLVWHYRKADDDLSNARKKELLDYLQYLTTNMGLSVLEGNKVVEIKSALINKGRAVKKYLKAPFDFILAAGDDWTDEDMFKEMPEHAYTIKIGSSLSAAKYTLPQYIQGVNSGIRTILSDIAEKTQKLF is encoded by the coding sequence ATGGAAAAAACAATTATTGTTTCAAATCGTCTTCCTGTAACCTTAAGCAGAAAAGACAACAAGGTAGTCTTTACACCTAGTCCCGGAGGACTAGCTACGGGACTTGCCGGTGCCAGCAAGGACATGAACTCAGTATGGATAGGCTGGGCAGGTTTCGCCCTTGATGGATTTCATGACAATATTGAAGAAATTAAATTAAACCTTGAGAAACAAAGACTTATCCCTATTTTTCTTAATGAGGAAGATGTAAACCAATTTTATGAGGGATTTAGCAATACTACACTATGGCCATTGTTTCATTCTTTTCCCACCTATACATCCTGCCATGAAGATCAATGGGAAGTCTATCAGAAAGTCAACGAAATATTTTGCGAAGAAGTCCTTAAACATGCGGGAGAAGACGATCTCATCTGGATCCATGATTATCACTTATTGTTATTACCAGGACTTATCAGAAAAAAATTACCCAAAGCTAAAATAGCCTATTTTCAGCATATCCCCTTCCCATCTTATGAAATCTTCAGAATACTCCCATGGAGAGAACAAATCCTTGAGGGGGTTACCGGAGCTGATCTTGTTGGCTTTCACACTCATGATGATGTAAAACATTTCCTCACTTCTATCCAAAGGATATTAGGAATGGAAAATAAAATGGGAACTGTAAGAGCTGAAGAACGAATTTTCAAGGTAGATGCTTTTCCATTAGGTATCGATTATTACAAATACAGAGAAATGTCTATGCTAAAATCAACTGAAAGGCAGGTTGGCTTGCATAGAAAACAGTTTCAGGATGTTAAGATTATACTTTCAATTGACAGACTCGATTATACCAAGGGAATTCCCGAACGACTTAAGGCATTTGATATTTTTCTTGAAAAAAATCCTGAGTTCAGAGAGAAAGTCTCACTGCTAATGATTGTTGTACCATCAAGAGAAAAGGTTCAGCTTTATAAGAATCTTAAAATGGAAATAGATGAGATGGTCGGCAATATTACTTCTAAATATCGTACTGTTAACTGGACTCCAGTCCTTTATTTTTACAGATCATATCCCCTGCAATCCCTTTCAGCATTTTATAAGTTAAGCGATGTCGCATTAATAACCCCCTTAAGGGATGGAATGAACCTCGTGTGTAAAGAATATGTAGCTAGCCGGAATGATGAAAGTGGTGTTTTGATTCTTAGTGAAATGGCAGGTGCAGCCAAAGAGCTTTCGGATGCATTGATAATCAATCCTTATAATGTAGAAGAATGTGCCAATGCGATAAAAACAGCATTATGCATGCCTCTTGATGAACAAAAAAGAAGAATGTCTGAAATGCAATACCTTCTGGCCAAGTATGATGTTTCAAAATGGACAACAATATTTCTTAAATCCATGGAAGAGATTGTCCAGAAACAAGAGGAACTTGCTATGAAGAGGCTTACACCAGAACTTAAACACAAGGTCATTTCAGATTTTAATTCTTCCAAAAAGAGAATATTGTTTCTTGATTATGATGGTACACTTGTTTCCTTTCAGAACAGGCCGGAACATGCCAAACCGGACAAAGATCTTTATGAAATTATGAGCAGGCTCTGTGCTACCCAAAATCTTAAAGTCGTAATTATCTCGGGAAGGAACAAAGCAACACTGAGCGAGTGGTTTGGTCATTTTGATATGGATATTATAGCTGAACATGGATTGTGGATGAGAAGAGATAATAATTGGAAAATGATGTTCCAGCTTAATGATGATTGGAAAAAAGAGTTATCTACGATCCTTAATTTATTTGTTGAAAAAACTCCAGGGTCTTTTGTAGAAGAAAAAGACCACTCACTAGTCTGGCATTACAGAAAAGCAGATGATGATCTTTCAAATGCCAGAAAAAAAGAACTTCTGGATTATCTTCAGTATCTTACTACCAATATGGGATTGTCTGTTCTTGAAGGTAATAAAGTAGTGGAAATAAAAAGTGCTTTGATCAATAAAGGCAGAGCAGTAAAAAAATACCTAAAGGCACCTTTTGACTTTATCCTGGCTGCCGGAGACGACTGGACAGATGAAGATATGTTCAAAGAAATGCCTGAACATGCTTATACTATAAAAATTGGTTCATCTTTATCAGCAGCCAAATATACACTTCCACAATATATTCAGGGAGTCAATTCAGGTATAAGGACTATCCTGTCTGATATTGCAGAAAAAACACAAAAATTGTTTTAA
- a CDS encoding YceI family protein — MAKWILDPAHSEIGFKVKHLMINNVKGHFKSFSSEVETQNDDFKGAKIEFSADLSSIDTGNEQRDGHLKSADFFNAEKHPKLIFTGKKFDGSTLEGDLSIAGIVKPVKLNVEFGGVAKDPWGNTKAGFTVTGKINRKDWGINWNATLETGGFLVSDEVFLTAEVQYQKQV; from the coding sequence ATGGCAAAATGGATTCTAGACCCAGCGCATAGCGAAATAGGGTTTAAGGTAAAACACCTTATGATCAACAATGTGAAAGGACACTTTAAGTCTTTCTCATCTGAAGTTGAAACTCAGAACGATGATTTTAAAGGTGCAAAAATTGAATTTTCTGCAGATCTTTCTTCTATCGATACTGGAAATGAACAAAGAGACGGTCACTTAAAATCGGCAGATTTCTTTAATGCAGAAAAACATCCTAAATTAATTTTCACAGGGAAAAAGTTTGATGGATCAACACTAGAGGGAGATCTATCAATTGCCGGAATTGTCAAACCTGTTAAACTTAATGTAGAGTTTGGTGGAGTAGCTAAAGATCCATGGGGAAATACAAAGGCAGGTTTTACGGTTACAGGCAAAATTAACAGAAAGGACTGGGGTATCAACTGGAATGCTACTCTTGAAACAGGGGGTTTTCTCGTAAGTGATGAGGTTTTTCTTACTGCTGAAGTACAATATCAGAAGCAAGTTTAA
- the ygiD gene encoding 4,5-DOPA dioxygenase extradiol, whose amino-acid sequence MNRTDFLKILALMPFAGGAVNLKELNKFTSEFESTETMPVLFLGHGSPMNALQQNEFSKGWQETGKSLPTPKAILCISAHWETKGTFVTAMTKPKTIHDFGGFPRELHEYQYPAPGSPELANEVKGIVRKTSVELDHNWGLDHGSWSVITHLYPGANIPVIQMSMDYTKDPLWHYELAKELSVLRQKGILIMGSGNIVHNLHRADWNTKGGFDWAIEANEKVKKLILENNHKSLVNYHQLGKEVQLAVPSPEHYMPLLYALGLKKNEETPVLFNDKTELGSISMTSVKLSK is encoded by the coding sequence ATGAACAGGACAGATTTCTTAAAAATATTAGCATTAATGCCATTCGCTGGAGGAGCTGTGAATCTTAAAGAACTCAATAAATTCACTTCGGAATTTGAATCCACGGAAACCATGCCTGTTTTATTTCTGGGTCATGGAAGTCCCATGAACGCATTGCAACAGAATGAATTTTCTAAGGGATGGCAAGAGACTGGAAAAAGTCTACCAACTCCCAAAGCTATTCTTTGTATATCTGCCCACTGGGAAACAAAGGGTACTTTTGTAACTGCAATGACAAAACCTAAAACCATTCATGATTTCGGTGGTTTTCCAAGAGAATTACATGAGTATCAATACCCGGCTCCGGGAAGTCCTGAACTGGCTAATGAAGTAAAAGGAATTGTAAGAAAAACTTCAGTTGAGTTAGATCACAACTGGGGATTGGATCACGGGAGCTGGAGTGTGATTACTCATTTGTACCCCGGAGCCAATATCCCAGTCATTCAAATGAGTATGGATTATACTAAAGATCCCTTATGGCATTATGAATTGGCAAAGGAGCTTTCGGTTTTAAGGCAAAAAGGAATACTTATTATGGGAAGCGGTAACATAGTCCATAATTTACATCGGGCCGACTGGAATACCAAGGGAGGTTTTGACTGGGCAATTGAAGCAAATGAAAAGGTAAAAAAACTGATATTGGAAAACAATCACAAATCCCTCGTTAACTATCATCAGCTAGGGAAAGAAGTGCAGCTGGCTGTGCCAAGTCCTGAACATTATATGCCATTGCTTTATGCCTTAGGCTTAAAAAAGAATGAGGAAACCCCTGTTCTTTTTAATGATAAAACTGAGCTTGGGTCTATATCAATGACATCTGTTAAACTTTCAAAATAA
- a CDS encoding YceI family protein — MKRNGLFVAVIFAFLAMAFTAGTTEYKVDAKQSKVVWLGKKVTGEHTGGINIADGKLISDGKNFTGGSFTIDMASMTCTDVADPAYNEKFIGHLKSDDFFSTAKFPKSNFVITKITSTGKDQYNVKGKLTIKGITNEIEFPATIQTVGKQIKANAKIVVNRTKYDIKYGSGSFFDNLGDKAINDDFELNVDLVAAK, encoded by the coding sequence ATGAAACGTAATGGTCTTTTTGTTGCAGTAATTTTCGCCTTTTTAGCAATGGCTTTCACTGCAGGAACAACAGAGTACAAAGTTGATGCAAAACAAAGCAAAGTTGTATGGCTTGGTAAAAAAGTAACTGGTGAACACACTGGCGGTATTAACATTGCAGATGGTAAACTTATCTCTGACGGTAAAAATTTCACAGGTGGTTCTTTCACTATCGACATGGCATCTATGACTTGTACAGACGTTGCTGATCCAGCCTATAATGAAAAATTCATAGGACACTTGAAATCTGACGATTTCTTCTCAACTGCAAAATTTCCTAAATCAAATTTTGTAATTACTAAAATTACTTCTACTGGTAAGGATCAGTACAACGTTAAAGGAAAACTTACTATCAAAGGTATCACTAACGAAATTGAATTCCCTGCTACTATCCAGACTGTTGGAAAACAAATCAAAGCAAACGCGAAGATTGTTGTTAACAGAACTAAATATGATATCAAATATGGCTCAGGAAGTTTCTTTGATAACCTTGGTGACAAGGCAATCAATGATGATTTCGAATTAAATGTCGACCTGGTAGCTGCAAAATAA